A window of Halobellus sp. LT62 contains these coding sequences:
- a CDS encoding TAXI family TRAP transporter solute-binding subunit, translating to MVNRTRDKDSSSTTRRRGFLKSAGLLGAVGLAGCMGNGDGSGDGGSDGDSSGGDSGSDGDSSGDGGEGTESDSGGGSGEETLIMGTASEVSANFAMMSGLGGVVNENSDEVYLDVRPSSSMAGNVGRMGRDEVDIGLVESTTAHDVNVGNEPFGDVSIDLQQIVHGSTSDWFLFTEDESISNIGDITSDHYVAPGPSGSRVTEMVRRVLDLAGVEYQERNVGYGDMGAAVAEGRVDVALGAFTNVQVGTVTPGWVQEIKSTVDARLLGLSSDLQGSVNEEGWGNSFDFEVDPEGWAYVPDTPRSMSQVTWLYGTAETSTSAVHTMLNTMYENRESMGDYHELLSFYTDDEHWTRTPHPGFSLHQGTQDFLDEHGLN from the coding sequence ATGGTAAATCGTACCAGAGATAAGGATAGCTCCAGCACTACTCGACGGCGCGGGTTTCTGAAGTCTGCCGGGCTCCTCGGAGCGGTCGGCCTCGCGGGATGTATGGGTAACGGCGACGGGTCCGGGGACGGCGGAAGCGACGGTGACTCCTCCGGCGGCGACAGCGGCAGCGACGGAGACAGCAGTGGCGACGGCGGAGAAGGGACCGAATCGGACTCCGGCGGCGGAAGCGGCGAAGAGACGCTCATTATGGGCACCGCCTCGGAAGTGAGTGCGAACTTCGCGATGATGTCGGGCCTCGGTGGCGTCGTCAACGAGAACAGCGACGAGGTGTACCTCGATGTCCGTCCGAGCAGTTCGATGGCCGGGAACGTCGGTCGAATGGGCCGAGACGAGGTCGACATCGGCCTCGTCGAGAGTACGACGGCACACGACGTGAACGTCGGGAACGAGCCCTTCGGGGACGTCTCGATCGACCTCCAGCAGATCGTGCACGGCTCCACCTCCGACTGGTTCCTCTTCACGGAGGACGAGTCAATCTCGAACATCGGTGACATTACGTCAGACCACTACGTCGCGCCGGGTCCGTCCGGCTCGCGAGTCACCGAGATGGTCCGCCGCGTGCTGGATCTCGCCGGCGTCGAGTACCAAGAGCGGAACGTAGGCTACGGTGATATGGGTGCCGCAGTCGCCGAAGGCCGCGTCGACGTGGCGCTCGGTGCGTTCACGAATGTGCAGGTCGGGACCGTCACACCCGGCTGGGTGCAGGAGATCAAGAGCACGGTCGACGCGCGGCTGCTCGGTCTGTCCTCGGACCTCCAAGGCAGCGTCAACGAGGAAGGCTGGGGCAACTCCTTCGACTTCGAGGTCGACCCCGAGGGCTGGGCCTACGTGCCGGATACGCCCCGCTCGATGTCGCAGGTCACCTGGCTCTACGGGACCGCCGAGACGTCGACGAGCGCCGTGCACACGATGCTCAACACGATGTACGAGAACCGCGAGAGTATGGGCGACTACCACGAACTCCTCTCGTTCTACACCGACGACGAGCATTGGACGCGCACGCCGCACCCGGGCTTCTCGCTCCACCAGGGGACGCAGGACTTCCTCGACGAGCACGGCCTGAACTAA
- a CDS encoding TRAP transporter permease produces MSETSTRRSIRTAADGSLYVLGTALALLLLYYAQSFYAPRIRHTNLVLGLCLAIYYVGLFRNALDPEDLSIGTNLRYLPETAQRSYTKFIRPAIFLVLALISLGLAAYVDANYMRWMEQGPIVGYSTVDYVVGGAIIYLCTDATLRSFGKLMASIVPIGFLYGYLGPYMPGALYHSGMDTAQLLRLTILGMQGVYGFILQIGATWVAIFLLLAGFTQAFGILDYLMEVSKEVSKLFKSGIVHAAVLASLAFGSITGASAANTATTGSFTIPLMKKQGVDKGYAGGIETVASIGGQLVPPIMGIAAFIMADLIGVSYVRIIQAGLIPAILFYFSIIVSVQLLIYKFGWDTERNIEDIKYNVFTDILWYVPPFAVLIYLLGVLQYTPLTAGFYTTLTLVGVVFVKSIVENQVTGATTAVRNTVEGMKVGSEDMAPLLVILGVIGVIISVFTQTGFAQRLNILMLSLAGGSVLLLLLLAMAVSLIFGMGMPAPAAYVLVASLAGAAMIRFGLQDLVAHMFVFYFAMYSSLTPPVGPSTIVAAKIAEAEYIDTAIKSSKLALPGFVIPFIFVTNDVLIYWEFPATILVTFSVLMGVVALSITIFGYDGSSRLSVAGQSIYALLAVLSFFGPYLGLFGGSVQVLLGAVILALVVSTAFKTVPGVSHLYSQYLTKPSPVGEPSE; encoded by the coding sequence ATGAGCGAGACCTCAACAAGGAGAAGCATCCGAACGGCCGCTGACGGGAGCCTCTACGTCCTCGGTACGGCGTTAGCGCTGCTGCTGCTCTACTACGCGCAATCGTTCTACGCGCCGCGGATTCGCCACACGAATCTCGTGCTCGGACTCTGTTTGGCAATCTACTACGTCGGACTCTTCCGAAACGCGTTAGATCCCGAGGATCTGTCGATCGGAACGAACCTCAGATATCTGCCCGAGACCGCCCAGCGTTCGTACACCAAATTCATCCGCCCGGCGATATTCCTCGTGTTAGCCCTCATATCACTGGGGCTGGCGGCGTACGTCGACGCCAACTATATGCGATGGATGGAACAGGGCCCGATCGTCGGGTACAGCACCGTCGACTACGTGGTTGGTGGGGCGATCATCTACCTCTGTACCGACGCCACGCTGCGGTCGTTCGGGAAGCTGATGGCCTCGATCGTGCCGATCGGGTTCCTGTACGGCTACCTCGGTCCGTACATGCCCGGTGCACTGTACCACAGCGGTATGGATACCGCGCAGTTGCTCCGGCTGACCATCTTGGGGATGCAGGGCGTCTACGGCTTCATCCTCCAGATCGGGGCGACGTGGGTCGCGATCTTCCTGCTGCTTGCAGGGTTCACCCAAGCGTTCGGAATTCTCGATTACTTGATGGAAGTGAGCAAGGAGGTGAGCAAACTGTTCAAGTCCGGAATCGTGCACGCCGCAGTGCTTGCCAGTCTGGCGTTCGGGTCGATCACCGGAGCGTCGGCCGCCAACACCGCGACGACAGGGAGCTTCACGATTCCGCTGATGAAGAAGCAAGGCGTCGACAAGGGCTACGCTGGCGGCATCGAAACCGTCGCATCGATCGGCGGGCAGCTCGTGCCGCCGATTATGGGGATCGCGGCGTTCATTATGGCCGATCTCATCGGCGTCTCCTACGTCAGGATCATCCAAGCGGGACTCATCCCCGCGATCCTGTTTTACTTCAGCATCATCGTCTCTGTGCAGCTCTTGATCTACAAGTTCGGCTGGGACACGGAACGAAACATTGAGGATATCAAATACAACGTCTTCACTGACATCCTCTGGTACGTTCCGCCCTTCGCCGTGCTGATCTACCTGCTCGGCGTGCTACAGTACACGCCGCTCACTGCAGGGTTCTACACGACGCTCACGTTGGTCGGCGTCGTGTTCGTGAAATCGATCGTCGAGAACCAAGTAACGGGCGCGACGACCGCGGTGCGCAACACCGTCGAGGGGATGAAGGTCGGGTCCGAGGATATGGCCCCGTTACTCGTCATCCTCGGCGTGATCGGCGTCATCATCTCGGTGTTCACCCAAACGGGGTTCGCCCAGCGACTGAACATCCTGATGCTCAGCCTCGCCGGCGGGAGCGTCCTGCTGTTGCTGCTGCTCGCGATGGCCGTGAGCCTCATCTTCGGGATGGGGATGCCCGCGCCGGCAGCGTACGTGCTCGTCGCGTCGCTCGCAGGGGCGGCGATGATCCGCTTCGGGCTGCAAGACCTCGTCGCGCATATGTTCGTGTTCTACTTCGCGATGTACTCATCGCTCACGCCGCCGGTCGGCCCGTCGACGATCGTCGCCGCGAAGATCGCCGAGGCCGAGTACATCGACACGGCGATCAAATCGTCGAAGCTCGCGCTCCCCGGATTCGTGATTCCGTTCATCTTCGTCACGAACGACGTGCTGATCTACTGGGAGTTCCCGGCGACGATTCTGGTCACGTTCAGCGTGCTGATGGGCGTCGTCGCGCTCAGTATCACGATATTCGGATACGACGGCAGCAGTCGACTCTCGGTCGCCGGACAGAGCATCTACGCCCTGCTGGCCGTGCTGAGCTTCTTCGGCCCCTACCTCGGGCTGTTCGGCGGCAGCGTACAGGTACTGCTTGGGGCCGTCATTCTCGCGTTGGTCGTCTCGACGGCGTTCAAAACGGTTCCCGGCGTCTCACACTTGTATTCGCAGTATCTCACGAAGCCGTCCCCGGTGGGCGAACCGAGCGAGTAA